Proteins from one Juglans microcarpa x Juglans regia isolate MS1-56 chromosome 1S, Jm3101_v1.0, whole genome shotgun sequence genomic window:
- the LOC121247402 gene encoding uncharacterized protein LOC121247402, with product MDNSESNIHLENSVTTEHDASIIEKRPSKTSKIQPEEMDATSLEPLVAASREAKHVHQFFVHLTSIINIVVGSSKRHDELQSAQTAEIESLTASNEIETEKWANQIGTLQRAGDTRWGSHFQSICSLMRMFSATCSVINTISNEGSNYSQCGDAEAAYMVLTSFEFILILHMMKKIIGITNALCQSLQQNSQDIVNALCLVSTTKVLIQNLRDDGWESLLTDVISFCEKHEIDISDMNGQYPRARGKSRHQVDKSMEHHFRIDIFTAKIDFQLQELNNRFNDHTMKLLILSAALNPKGAYKSFKIDDICKLVEKFYPQDFTEQEKFLLRIQLQHYELDVLMHLDFQDMSTLSELCRGLTISEKSKIYYLIDRLICLVLTLPVSTATTERVFSAMKLIKTRLRTRMEDEFLANHLLVYIEKEIAKNFTSEMIMDEFYSMKDRRRA from the exons atGGACAATTCAGAGAGCAATATACATTTAGAGAACTCGGTAACAACGGAACATGATGCTTCTATCATTGAGAAGCGTCCTTCTAAAACTTCAAAAATCCAACCTGAAGAGATGGATGCTACCTCCTTGGAAC CTTTAGTTGCAGCCTCTAGAGAAGCCAAACATGTTCATCAGTTCTTTGTCCATTTAACATCCATTATCAATATTGTTGTTGGTTCTTCTAAACGTCATGATGAATTACAATCTGCTCAAACTGCTGAAATTGAAAGTTTGACTGCTTCCAATGAGATTGAGACTGAAAAATGGGCAAATCAAATTGGTACGCTACAACGAGCTGGAGATACTAGATGGGGATCTCATTTTCAATCTATTTGTAGCTTGATGAGGATGTTCAGTGCTACTTGCTCAGTTATCAATACTATCTCAAATGAGGGATCAAATTATTCTCAATGTGGTGATGCTGAAGCGGCTTACATGGTATTAACatcttttgaatttattctcatattacatatgatgaaaaaaatcattGGAATCACTAATGCACTTTGCCAATCTTTGCAACAAAATTCCCAAGATATTGTGAATGCCTTGTGCCTAGTTTCAACCACAAAGGTACTCATTCAAAATCTGAGAGATGATGGGTGGGAGTCTTTGCTTACTGATGTTAtatcattttgtgaaaaacaCGAAATTGATATTTCTGATATGAATGGCCAATATCCAAGAGCTAGAGGCAAATCTCGTCATCAAGTTGACAAGTCAATGGAGCATCATTTTAGGATAGATATATTTACTGCTAAAATAGACTTCCAGTTACAAGAATTGAATAATAGATTTAACGACCATACAATGAAACTTCTCATTCTTAGTGCTGCTTTGAACCCTAAAGGTGCttacaaatcatttaaaattgatgatatATGCAAATTGGTTGAGAAGTTTTATCCACAGGATTTTACTGAGCAAGAAAAATTCCTTTTGAGAATTCAATTGCAGCATTATGAGCTTGATGTGCTGATGCATCTAGATTTTCAAGATATGTCTACCTTATCTGAGCTATGCAGAGGACTAACAATTTCAGAAAAGTcaaagatttattatttgattgataGGTTAATTTGTCTAGTATTAACTCTTCCTGTTTCTACTGCTACTACTGAGCGAGTATTTTCTGCCATGAAACTTATAAAAACTAGATTGCGTACTCGAATGGAAGATGAGTTTCTTGCAAATCATTTG
- the LOC121247401 gene encoding uncharacterized protein LOC121247401, producing the protein MEAYGGAGAQKSEALKEAFPAVFRVARNQEVSIEDLMIISGDHVQWNVTFSRAAQDWEVDIFEAFFSLIYSVKPNRQQADSLWWNPTGKGIFSVRSFYKSLSHTTTIQFPWKRLWRNKVPPKAVFFTWTAAWGKILTIDNLRKRRLVILDWCCLCKRSGETVDHLLLHCETTRALWVEVFSRVELPFVMPETVVDLLASWALPRGVQQIKEVWKMIPICIIWCIWQECNDRTFENKERSPGELGALLFRTLMLWAIAIDFNGLNVHDFLASLSLT; encoded by the exons ATGGAAGCTTATGGGGGGGCTGGTGCACAAAAGAG TGAGGCCCTAAAGGAGGCATTTCCAGCTGTTTTCCGTGTGGCTCGCAACCAGGAAGTATCCATTGAGGACCTCATGATTATATCAGGGGATCATGTGCAGTGGAACGTGACATTTAGTAGagcggcacaagattgggaagtagacatttttgaagcctttttcAGCCTTATATATTCTGTGAAGCCGAATAGACAGCAAGCTGACAGCTTATGGTGGAACCCGACGGGTAAGGGCATCTTCTCTGTTAGATCCTTCTATAAGTCTCTTTCCCACACCACAACCATTCAGTTCCCATGGAAGAGACTTTGGAGAAATAAGGTGCCTCCGAAAGCGGTTTTCTTTACATGGACAGCAGCATGGGGGAAGATTCTGACCATTGACAACCTGAGGAAGCGACGGTTAGTTATACTAGACTGGTGTTGCTTGTGTAAGAGATCAGGTGAGACAGTGGATCATCTATTGTTACATTGCGAGACAACGAGAGCCTTGTGGGTGGAAGTTTTCAGTCGAGTAGAGTTACCCTTCGTGATGCCAGAAACTGTGGTTGATCTGTTGGCCAGTTGGGCACTCCCGAGAGGCGTTCAACAAATTAAGGaggtgtggaaaatgatcccgATCTGTATCATATGGTGTATTTGGCAAGAGTGCAATGATCGGACTTTTGAAAACAAGGAGCGGTCGCCGGGGGAACTTGGAGCTTTACTTTTCCGTACTTTAATGTTATGGGCCattgctatagattttaatggcttgAATGTACATGACTTCTTAGCTTCCCTTTCGTTGACCTAG